One Tiliqua scincoides isolate rTilSci1 chromosome 9, rTilSci1.hap2, whole genome shotgun sequence DNA segment encodes these proteins:
- the GOT2 gene encoding aspartate aminotransferase, mitochondrial encodes MALPHFSRLFPPRVAALSARASSWWAHVEMGPPDPILGVTEAFKRDSNSKKMNLGVGAYRDDNGKPYVLNCVRKAEAQLAAKKLDKEYLPIAGLAEFNKASAELALGETNEVIQSGRYVTVQTISGTGSLRVGASFLQRFFKYSRDVYLPKPSWGNHTPIFRDAGMQLQSYRYYDPKTCGFDFTGALDDISKIPEQSVVLFHACAHNPTGVDPRQEQWKELAAVVKKRNLFAFFDMAYQGFASGDINKDSWAVRHFIEQGINVVLSQSYAKNMGLYGERVGAFTAICKDAEEAKRVESQLKILIRPMYSNPPLNGARIASTILNSPDLRKEWLVEVKGMADRIIGMRTQLVANLKKEGSSHNWQHITDQIGMFCFTGLKPEQVERLTKEFSIYMTKDGRISVAGVTSSNVAYLAHAIHQVSK; translated from the exons ATGGCTCTCCCTCACTTCAGCCGCCTTTTCCCGCCCCGCGTGGCGGCCCTTTCAGCCCGCGCCAG CTCCTGGTGGGCTCATGTGGAGATGGGTCCTCCTGATCCTATTCTGGGAGTGACCGAAGCCTTCAAACGGGACAGCAACAGTAAGAAGATGAACTTGGGAGTTGGGGCATATCGAGATGACAACGGGAAGCCTTATGTCTTGAACTGTGTGCGCAAA gcagaaGCCCAGTTGGCTGCTAAGAAGCTGGACAAGGAGTATTTGCCTATTGCTGGTCTGGCAGAGTTCAACAAGGCATCAGCTGAACTGGCTTTGGGAGAGACAAATGAGGTTATTCAGAGTGGCCGG TATGTTACTGTGCAGACCATTTCCGGTACTGGATCTTTAAGAGTTGGTGCCAGTTTCTTG CAACGATTCTTCAAGTACAGCCGGGACGTGTATCTCCCCAAGCCATCCTGGGGTAACCACACCCCTATCTTTCGAGATGCTGGGATGCAGTTGCAAAGCTATCGATATTATGATCCAAAGACCTGTGGCTTTGATTTCACTGGAGCTTTGGATGACATCTCT AAAATTCCAGAGCAGAGTGTTGTCCTCTTCCACGCCTGTGCCCACAACCCAACTGGAGTTGACCCACGGCAAGAGCAATGGAAGGAgctggcagcagtggtgaag AAAAGGAACCTCTTTGCCTTTTTTGACATGGCTTACCAAGGCTTTGCCAGTGGAGACATAAACAAAGATTCCTGGGCTGTCCGTCACTTCATTGAACAAGGCATTAATGTTGTGCTGTCCCAGTCATATGCAAAGAACATGGGTCTGTATG GGGAGCGTGTGGGTGCCTTCACAGCAATCTGCAAGGATGCAGAAGAGGCCAAGAGAGTGGAATCCCAGTTGAAGATTCTGATTCGCCCGATGTATTCCAACCCCCCTCTCAATGGGGCTCGGATTGCCTCCACcatcctgaacagccctgacctgcGAAAGGAATG GCTGGTCGAAGTGAAGGGGATGGCTGACCGCATCATTGGCATGCGCACCCAGCTGGTGGCGAACTTGAAAAAAGAAGGCTCCTCTCATAACTGGCAGCACATCACGGACCAGATTGGCATGTTCTGCTTCACAGGATTGAAGCCTGAACAG GTGGAGCGGCTTACCAAGGAGTTCTCCATCTACATGACCAAGGATGGCCGCATCTCCGTTGCAGGGGTGACATCCAGCAACGTGGCTTACCTGGCCCATGCCATCCACCAAGTCTCTAAGTAA